The sequence below is a genomic window from Pseudodesulfovibrio sp. JC047.
GAACATGGCAAGCCTCAATCCATTGCTTTGGATATGGCCAGTGCATAATTCGCGGCAACAAAGAGGGCGGCCCATGGTGGCCGTCCCCCAATTGGCTTATCAAAAATCAAATCGGAAATCGTTTTAGAAAATGCATTGAATCAGCAGAAATATGACCAAAGGAGAAACCATGGTGATGTATCTCAACCCAAAAGCAATGGTTGGCGATCCCAATGCAATACGTAACGCGGCCCAAATAGTCGCTGAGAAAAAGGACGCTCAAATAAAGGCCCTGACCGAGGCTATACAGCGCACAATCAATATATACGAGGACGAGGCCCCAATAATGGCGACAGACCTCAAGGCTGTATTGGCTGATGTGCATGGCGATGACAACTAATCCGCAATTTAGCGACCAAGGAGAAATCATGAACGCAATCGAAGCATATCAGGCCAGCAGCACATGCGTGTGTGGCGGCATACCTACTCTAGTTGAGGTAAACGGCAAACAGCAGATTAAGTACGCCTCTTGTGGATGCTCTGGACCACTTGCACCTCAAGCTGAAGGTGCTGTCCGTGGCTGGAATATAAACATTGAGGCTTTGACCTCTAACGTGACTGTCATTGACATCATGTCGCGGGACAACCCCAAGCTGGCTGAGTTGTTCGGCAAGTAACCACGTATCTGTAAAAGGCATACCAACATGGCAATGAAAAATAAGGGAAAGAATTGGAGAGTCTGCCTGATCAGGAAGGCCAAGACCATCCAAAATCAAGTTCTCCATATGTCGGCTGAGGATTATGAAACCATGTTGTTGGTTCGCTACTATAAAAATTCCACGGCTGATCTATCTATTAATGAATTGAAAGACCTTTGCGCGTATCTGGATTTCCTCACGGGAAAGCAGTTTAATAAAAAGCAACCACCCAAGGTTGATCCTCAGGCCCGAAAGATATGGGTGCTTTGGCAGGAACTGCACAAGATCGGCGAAGTACGCAATCCCAGCATCAAGGCACTCAACACCTTTATTCAAAATCGTTGTCATATCAACGTCGAGTCATACACTTGGCTCAATCGTTTTCAGGCCAGCGACGTGATCGAAATTCTCAAAAATTGGCAGAAAAGAGTGAGAGCGAGGTCCGCATGAAGAGTCGTGAAGTAGGTGCAGAATTGTTGGTTGATTTGGCCGACAATTTGACCATGATACTTACAGACAAACTCGGTATTGATCCTAACAAGGCAAAAAGGGCGGCCCAAGACGCGGCCGCCCATATTGCAGACAATTGGGGTGGACAGTCCGTTTATATTCCTATGGATTTAGTAACCCGTATGAATACACGCAACTCCGATATTTATTCCGAATTTTCTGGCGACAATATTTCTGAGCTAGTCC
It includes:
- a CDS encoding regulatory protein GemA — its product is MAMKNKGKNWRVCLIRKAKTIQNQVLHMSAEDYETMLLVRYYKNSTADLSINELKDLCAYLDFLTGKQFNKKQPPKVDPQARKIWVLWQELHKIGEVRNPSIKALNTFIQNRCHINVESYTWLNRFQASDVIEILKNWQKRVRARSA
- a CDS encoding Mor transcription activator family protein, which produces MKSREVGAELLVDLADNLTMILTDKLGIDPNKAKRAAQDAAAHIADNWGGQSVYIPMDLVTRMNTRNSDIYSEFSGDNISELVRKFGLSRQAIYRIIRVERQRRLPRQGSLFQNM